A DNA window from Arachis hypogaea cultivar Tifrunner chromosome 18, arahy.Tifrunner.gnm2.J5K5, whole genome shotgun sequence contains the following coding sequences:
- the LOC112770473 gene encoding tobamovirus multiplication protein 2A-like, with product MASKPFVESILQLINTFFIICGLWTLGYGIICLLKWKQNPLKDPIPNSNNAKLMIVHRLLLSVELSKPSFDLLPKAWFIYLLIVIGGILLIISCSGFVGIASRTPSCLLFYCEFLALLVIVELGSAVFIFFAHNWEKVIPKDTSGRFISVYGFMNVHWSVLRWIGLGVFVLQVIAMLLALYLRSVFKKDHDNNDDNERIVHLSRVRPSNNNYRIHEIPIVPKPNIQQAIRPHN from the exons ATGGCTAGTAAACCCTTTGTGGAGTCAATTTTACAGTTAATCAACACATTCTTCATCATATGTGGATTATGGACATTGGGTTATGGAATAATTTGTTTATTGAAGTGGAAGCAAAACCCATTGAAGGATCCAATTCCTAATAGCAATAATGCCAAATTGATGATTGTTCATCGCCTATTGCTTTCTGTTGAACTTTCAAAACCCTCTTTTGATTTACTTCCTAAGGCTTG gttTATCTACCTCCTAATCGTAATTGGTGGAATACTCCTCATTATCTCTTGTAGTGGATTTGTTGGAATAGCATCAAGAACCCCCAGTTGTTTACTTTTT TATTGTGAGTTCTTGGCTCTACTTGTCATAGTTGAGTTGGGGAGTGCAGTTTTCATATTCTTCGCACACAATTGGGAAAAG GTTATACCGAAAGATACAAGTGGTAGATTTATCTCAGTTTATGGCTTCATGAATGTCCATTGGAGTGTCCTCAGATGGATTGGTCTTGGTGTTTTTGTATTACAG GTGATCGCTATGCTTCTAGCATTATACTTGAGATCAGTGTTCAAGAAAGAtcatgataataatgatgataatgaacGCATTGTGCATCTTTCTCGTGTTAGACCATCCAATAATAATTACAGGATTCATGAAATTCCAATAGTACCAAAGCCAAATATCCAACAAGCTATAAGGCCacataattag